In the genome of Oncorhynchus mykiss isolate Arlee chromosome 18, USDA_OmykA_1.1, whole genome shotgun sequence, one region contains:
- the LOC118941070 gene encoding uncharacterized protein LOC118941070 isoform X1 translates to MAEEESKFELEGFKKELNGLFVSSSSEEYGLQSKLYCVRFCKLVEVYSGRWQVPLPQLQVLQTALCSFVQASACFPSDCEHVCYTLSSLALSAFELLLFLNRNKILQDPLKKILDSFQECFSQLERHQNIHLLQVGQIIREKGPWTNPILQAILKDSQLPRDEVDRYLSSEVPVFFELRVRYLLSSEMFTEAVVLAKTCSQHPVAGRHLFFRQAYLTCLLKASLPRHMHEEMSDIDGKDAVDIVCNTESEESDETLLALCTAFLSQQLHRGDMYCMWDLVFIWSRLRLRVNPSKQAFLEESHRLLLSATNIRSIFSFIRVILAELGKDGLQFCVELCTHALQTNPCDASTKSLVYKTVAYLLPNDLEVCRACALLVFFLERTVEAYKTVFLLYTHPDQEYHVEAGPIGNHIRFEILQTLKRGLYFDPEFWNLLNLRTNCLKLMSEKKAALARMMMEEEDDGWVSNYCSTATKEPCCSWSADLSERVQPKHVETKPVQKHVQIKPFHQVTAPKRRFQKEEKNHVSTAPVAAKRVKAQRLEKNSVVESQRLPVNHVTPAMAKTEKLAEPPVGEEQPVIKRRGRKPGPKPGPRSSVKTTEPPVETTSVRRSFRQLDMAQENLARQVGHRPHRHMTRLSEKKPPKRRGRKPRWLLEGTFQAENSAPRKGRRPGRKPTQQKTQQTPVDKTNKTSRSGATVKESTTKQKNAVTSQNKMAATRLTASREQEGKRQKEIPATNHLPVVSPAHDSKLEVSLPDNEVFGFFHEDYLSRQGLVTLNCDKSKAPIQAQYRVKDRLGEVFLLSAQNASLFIEQLHNYAQTPKAEGVTLNTETCLLKATDVRPSLNQSCLPVPCDASRVFYQTSAVEMEVEVYSQTVTATDMTFTPQGGAVEHIASPKEDGFSTDAQQTCIPSVLSVNVIVPNNTRRTNTYVTNVPREPTEVTNIPKKRTASEVGEILESSRKSEVTDILKEAMDIANIGVDEAMVGDTGSVPGKETRELVVLTPFCWLANTSMDAFAREFEKFAKAPDSDVVAKQQSVTPQTTDGVSRETFETTSSTVTPQSPKVITTAVTDPVVLEDTSKITKVTPQDTTDIQENMDTRHTQLDIKATSQNAEPEDIPMAAESFPRLTDETRQLEHPVDSTQDNDTPQFTEDPPQNTQDIRLLAEDTLKVTFTEVTPQATEDRTKATVDTPEAVDTLPQNIEEDSSEGIEDSREVTVDSREVTVDSREVTVDSQEVTVDSQEVTVDSQEVTVDSQEVTVDSQEVTVDSQEVTVDSQEVTVDTSEHIEDALQIQNTADTLQLTVDAPMVSEEFTKDTRGATRNNGDTPQLHEDTPVTEDTLRVPEETSQEPKDPSKVSRDTPMVSEDTLRVPEETSQEPKDPSKVTENSPQKTQDTPKFTKDNPTVSGDIGQTPGDGSPQENENSPLAYRCSLCNKVFKGKRVIAHAMYHFRRDQCMFCRMLFKNDLLAMMHLSQHIDKLKKGNLPPDIEEVRENCKAGMSDTPGRSTQRGRRGRKRIPVNSTESTPPDYRKLRSTNRISSINSSESTPPDRRKLRSNPNLLSTNRLSTDSQPSPDTKLATEESEGKQSTQRVNGQRGRRRVKVEGTEGDGDTQAEEQEKISRRQEEEHSALEQREEPVEIATSLVKTSTGEQGGTCSSPLTTFLEEGEKPCSSAKIMEVNTESQAVSVTQDRLSVSPLETSVQGKETPGSCPVEGCTEIFTGKRRSLLGHILDDHRGDAKPLETTFRHGNGKCNICQKHVLTLQHYQHHILWHKGIPRHPCLHDGCKARFSAATEMRNHAKTHQPLLAVCCFPGCRERLACLPELNRHEQEHYRLPKEGKDESVSSTLVTNTTSVNVIKPRKTGRNKLQEMQGVKRRWPLREKEGSATDLTTTVKVTRKYDLTKTLKRTQVVKKRHVHGDPRTTDPSTVSVKVTNTLRKLRAKRKPCVGKKMDAPTTPVTTSNEKAEQASKKLKMIHKVKKAWDVKRQNVSEDDYTPTGPTTSTTTTATEKVTKKLKIINKLKKMRVIKKPNVSEEKDTQLDPATDTKVTEKLKKTQLVKKPSVGKDPRKMSNVSTDEDNPPQPVPPTVTPKVTEKLPVVTEKLKKTQVLKKQRVIKEPKRPVGKEPRKTSRKPVKSKTSGPEKHVHEVTEVVGGKSKEEDDKPLVETSDSSTASDVCDQKMVNGHVKDLPKESPKYQRSLKTSTVSKSKKCDPRNHKPATPKPPTNTPKPPTNTPKTPANTPKTPANTPKPPTNTPKPPTNTPKPPTNTPQPPIKEEAKNSTFFGKINNRPYIRPPPTAYLDERYTTMPKRRKEMSWTPRFSPTRPDLVVEASGTTATPSVRRQRCAKCFLSFDSGEELQTHVSLKKCATLFGFDSDEDSSS, encoded by the exons TTGGTGGAGGTGTATTCAGGACGATGGCAGGTACCCTTGCCACAGCTGCAGGTGCTCCAGACTGCTCTATGTTCCTTTGTCCAAGCCTCGGCCTGCTTCCCGTCTGACTGTGAACATGTATGCTACACACTGAGTAGCCTTGCCCT GAGTGCTTTTGAGCTCTTGCTGTTTTTGAACAGAAATAAGATCCTGCAGGATCCCTTGAAAAAAATCCTTGATTCGTTCCAG GAATGTTTTTCCCAGCTggagagacaccagaacatccaCCTGCTGCAGGTGGGACAGATCATCAGAGAGAAGGGACCGTggaccaaccccatactacaggcCATCCTGAAGGACTCACAACTGCCCCGGGATGAAG tggACCGGTACCTAAGCTCAGAGGTGCCAGTGTTCTTTGAGCTGCGTGTTCGTTACCTGCTGTCCAGTGAGATGTTCACAGAGGCGGTGGTCTTGGCTAAGACCTGCTCTCAGCACCCCGTTGCCGGGCGACACCTGTTCTTCCGACAGGCCTACCTCACCTGTCTGTTGAAGGCATCGCTCCCTCGCCATATGCACGAAGAG aTGTCTGACATTGACGGTAAGGACGCTGTGGATATCGTGTGTAACACAGAGAGTGAGGAGAGCGACGAGACGCTCCTGGCCCTCTGCACAGCCTTCCTCTCTCAGCAGCTACACCGGGGAGACATGTACTGCATGTG GGATTTGGTGTTCATATGGAGTCGACTCCGCCTGCGGGTCAACCCTTCCAAACAGGCCTTCCTGGAAGAGAGTCATCGGTTGCTGCTGTCTGCCACCAACATCAGATCCATATTCTCTTTCATTAGAGTGATCCTTGCAGAG CTGGGAAAGGATGGTCTCCAGTTCTGTGTGGAGCTCTGCACCCACGCCCTCCAGACGAACCCCTGCGACGCCTCCACCAAGTCCCTCGTCTACAAGACGGTAGCCTACCTCCTCCCCAACGACCTGGAGGTCTGCCGGGCCTGCGCCCTCCTCGTCTTCTTCCTGGAACGCACCGTGGAGGCCTACAAAACGGTGTTCCTCCTCTACACGCACCCCGACCAGGAGTACCACGTCGAAGCCGGTCCCATCGGGAACCACATCCGCTTTGAGATCCTCCAGACCCTGAAGAGAGGTCTCTACTTCGATCCAGAGTTCTGGAACCTTTTGAATCTCCGGACCAACTGCCTGAAGCTGATGAGCGAGAAGAAGGCGGCGTTGGCGAGGAtgatgatggaggaggaggatgatgggtgGGTGTCCAACTACTGCAGCACCGCCACCAAAGAGCCCTGTTGCAGCTGGAGCGCTGACCTGTCGGAGCGTGTGCAGCCTAAACATGTAGAGACTAAACCGGTACAGAAACACGTTCAGATTAAACCCTTTCATCAGGTAACAGCGCCCAAAAGGCGGTTCCAAAAAGAAGAGAAGAATCACGTTTCGACGGCGCCGGTGGCAGCCAAACGTGTCAAAGCTCAAAGGTTGGAAAAAAACTCTGTTGTCGAGTCGCAGCGGCTGCCTGTTAATCATGTGACGCCGGCGATGGCGAAGACTGAGAAGCTGGCTGAACCCCCTGTTGGCGAGGAACAACCTGTTATAAAAAGAAGAGGGAGGAAGCCTGGGCCGAAGCCGGGACCGCGGTCATCCGTCAAAACAACAGAGCCCCCAGTCGAGACCACCTCTGTCAGACGGTCCTTCAGACAACTGGACATGGCGCAGGAGAACCTGGCCAGGCAAGTCGGTCACAGACCACATAGGCACATGACCAGACTCTCAGAGAAGAAACCTCCTAAACGGAGGGGTAGGAAACCCCGGTGGCTCCTGGAGGGTACGTTCCAGGCTGAGAACAGTGCTCCCCGGAAGGGTCGCCGACCGGGGAGGAAACCTACACAGCAGAAGACCCAGCAGACACCAGTGGACAAGACCAATAAGACCTCTCGGTCTGGTGCCACTGTCAAGGAAAGCACAACCAAACAAAAGAATGCTGTGACCTCACAAAATAAAATGGCGGCCACTCGTCTAACAGCTTCGAGGGAACAGGAAGGTAAACGTCAGAAGGAGATTCCCGCTACTAACCACCTACCAGTAGTATCTCCTGCTCATGACTCAAAGCTGGAGGTCTCCCTACCTGACAATGAAGTATTTGGGTTCTTCCATGAGGATTATCTCAGTAGGCAAGGACTGGTGACTCTAAACTGTGATAAATCTAAGGCACCAATCCAGGCACAGTATCGGGTGAAGGACAGACTCGGAGAGGTGTTTCTCCTTTCTGCTCAGAACGCCAGTCTCTTCATAGAGCAGTTGCACAACTACGCCCAGACGCCTAAGGCGGAAGGTGTCACGTTGAACACCGAAACCTGTTTGTTGAAAGCGACAGATGTCCGTCCCTCCCTGAACCAAAGTTGTCTGCCGGTGCCGTGTGACGCTTCAAGGGTATTTTACCAGACGTCTGCAGTGGAAATGGAAGTTGAGGTCTACTCACAAACTGTCACTGCTACAGACATGACTTTCACACCACAAGGTGGCGCTGTCGAACACATCGCAAGTCCCAAGGAGGACGGATTCTCTACCGATGCTCAGCAAACATGTATTCCATCTGTTCTCTCAGTGAATGTAATTGTTCCTAATAACACAAGAAGAACAAATACATATGTAACTAATGTTCCAAGAGAACCAACGGAAGTTACGAATATTCCAAAAAAGCGAACCGCTTCTGAAGTCGGGGAGATTCTAGAATCGTCCAGGAAGTCCGAAGTTACCGACATTCTGAAAGAGGCTATGGATATAGCGAACATTGGTGTGGATGAAGCAATGGTGGGGGACACTGGCAGCGTCCCTGGAAAGGAAACTCGGGAGCTAGTTGTTCTTACTCCTTTCTGCTGGCTGGCTAATACCTCAATGGATGCGTTTGCTAGAGAGTTTGAAAAGTTTGCCAAGGCTCCGGATTCTGACGTTGTCGCAAAGCAGCAGTCGGTGACACCACAGACCACAGATGGTGTCTCGCGCGAAACGTTTGAGACGACATCGTCAACGGTGACACCACAGTCTCCAAAAGTCATCACTACGGCCGTCACAGACCCAGTGGTCCTTGAGGACACTTCGAAAATAACCAAAGTCACCCCACAGGACACTACAGACATCCAGGAAAACATGGACACTCGACACACCCAACTGGACATTAAAGCTACCTCACAAAACGCGGAGCCGGAGGATATCCCAATGGCCGCTGAGAGCTTCCCACGGCTCACTGATGAGACCCGGCAGCTTGAGCACCCTGTGGACTCGACACAGGACAATGACACCCCTCAGTTCACTGAAGACCCCCCACAGAATACACAGGACATAAGACTACTCGCAGAGGACACCCTGAAAGTCACTTTCACCGAGGTCACCCCACAGGCTACTGAGGACCGCACAAAAGCCACCGTGGATACTCCAGAGGCTGTGGACACACTACCACAGAACATAGAGGAGGACAGCTCGGAGGGAATTGAGGATAGCCGggaagttactgtagacagccgggaagttactgtagacagccgggaagttactgtagacagccaggaagttactgtagacagccagGAAGTCACTGTAGACAGCCAGGAAGTCACTGTAGACAGCCAGGAAGTCACTGTAGACAGCCAGGAAGTCACTGTAGACAGCCAGGAAGTCACTGTAGACAGCCAGGAAGTCACTGTAGATACCTCTGAGCACATTGAGGACGCcctacaaatacaaaacactgcagacaccctACAGCTCACAGTGGATGCCCCAATGGTCTCTGAAGAGTTCACCAAGGACACACGTGGTGCCACACGGAACAATGGGGACACGCCACAGCTCCATGAGGACACACCGGTCACTGAGGACACACTAAGAGTCCCCGAAGAGACGTCACAGGAACCCAAAGACCCCTCAAAGGTCAGCAGAGATACCCCGATGGTCTCTGAGGACACACTAAGAGTCCCTGAAGAGACGTCACAGGAACCCAAAGACCCCTCAAAAGTCACTGAAAACTCTCCACAGAAAACACAGGACACCCCAAAATTCACAAAGGACAACCCAACTGTCTCTGGGGATATCGGACAAACTCCTGGAGATGGCTCCCCACAGGAAAATGAGAACAGCCCACTGGCATATCGCTGTAGTCTCTGCAACAAGGTTTTCAAAGGCAAACGTGTTATAGCCCACGCCATGTACCACTTCCGCAGGGACCAATGTATGTTCTGTAGGATGCTGTTCAAAAACGACCTGCTCGCTATGATGCATCTGTCCCAACACATCGACAAGTTGAAAAAAGGAAACCTACCACCTGATATTGAGGAGGTCCGTGAGAACTGTAAAGCTGGGATGTCAGACACGCCTGGACGCTCAACGCAGAGGGGGAGACGGGGACGCAAGAGGATCCCTGTAAACTCCACCGAGTCAACACCTCCGGATTACAGGAAGCTACGGTCGACCAATAGGATCTCCTCTATAAACTCCTCGGAGTCAACTCCACCGGATCGCAGGAAGCTACGGTCTAACCCTAATCTACTGTCGACCAATAGGCTATCAACTGACTCTCAACCTTCACCAGATACTAAACTCGCAACAGAAGAGTCTGAAGGCAAGCAGTCGACACAGAGGgtcaatggacagaggggcagaaGACGAGTTAAGGTTGAAGGAACTGAGGGTGATGGTGATACTCAGGCAGAGGAACAAGAAAAGATCAGTAGGAGGCAAGAGGAGGAGCACTCGGCTctggaacagagggaggaaccCGTGGAGATCGCTACTTCTCTGGTGAAGACATCGACAGGTGAACAAGGGGGaacctgctcctctcctctgacaACGTTTTTGGAAGAAGGGGAGAAACCCTGTTCCTCGGCAAAGATCATGGAGGTCAACACAGAATCTCAGGCTGTATCGGTAACACAGGACAGGCTTTCAGTTTCACCTCTAGAGACCTCAGTTCAGGGTAAGGAGACCCCCGGAAGCTGCCCTGTGGAGGGATGCACAGAGATATTCACTGGAAAACGGCGTTCTCTCCTCGGACATATTCTGGACGATCACCGCGGCGACGCCAAACCCTTGGAAACGACGTTCCGTCACGGGAATGGCAAATGCAATATTTGCCAGAAACATGTTTTGACTTTGCAGCATTACCAGCACCACATTTTATGGCACAAAGGAATTCCCAGGCATCCCTGTCTACATGATGGATGTAAAGCCCGGTTCAGTGCAGCGACAGAAATGAGGAACCACGCGAAGACCCATCAGCCGCTCCTGGCAGTGTGCTGCTTCCCAGGTTGTCGGGAGCGCTTGGCTTGTCTTCCGGAGCTGAACCGCCACGAACAAGAACACTATCGTCTTCCAAAGGAAGGGAAGGATGAATCCGTTTCCTCTACCCTTGTCACCAATACCACCTCTGTTAACGTGATTAAACCGCGTAAGACGGGGAGGAATAAGCTACAGGAGATGCAGGGTGTAAAGAGACGATGGCCTCTTAGAGAAAAGGAGGGATCGGCAACGGACCTCACTACTACTGTAAAGGTAACCAGGAAGTATGACTTGACCAAGACGTTAAAGAGAACGCAGGTCGTAAAGAAACGGCATGTTCATGGAGATCCTCGTACTACTGACCCCTCTACCGTCTCTGTAAAGGTAACAAATACGTTGAGGAAATTGCGGGCTAAGAGGAAACCGTGTGTTGGTAAGAAAATGGACGCTCCAACCACTCCCGTCACCACGTCCAATGAAAAAGCGGAGCAAGCGAGCAAGAAGTTAAAGATGATTCATAAGGTGAAGAAAGCGTGGGATGTAAAGAGACAGAACGTTAGCGAAGACGATTATACCCCAACTGGTccaaccacctccaccaccactaccgcCACTGAAAAAGTTACCAAAAAGCTAAAAATCATAAACAAGTTGAAGAAAATGCGAGTGATTAAGAAACCGAACGTTAGCGAAGAAAAGGATACCCAACTGGATCCAGCCACCGACACAAAAGTGACAGAAAAGTTGAAGAAAACGCAACTTGTGAAGAAACCGAGTGTTGGAAAAGACCCCAGGAAGATGTCAAACGTTAGCACAGACGAGGACAACCCCCCCCAACCTGTTCCTCCCACCGTCACTCCGAAAGTCACCGAGAAGTTACCCGTGGTGACCGAGAAGTTAAAGAAAACACAAGTTCTAAAGAAACAAAGAGTTATCAAGGAACCCAAGAGGCCCGTTGGCAAAGAACCCAGGAAGACCTCCAGAAAACCTGTGAAGTCCAAGACCTCTGGTCCAGAGAAACATGTTCATGAAGTCACAGAAGTGGTAGGAGGTAAATCAAAGGAAGAAGATGATAAACCGTTGGTGGAAACATCAGACTCATCAACAGCTAGCGATGTCTGTGACCAGAAGATGGTTAACGGACACGTAAAGGACCTCCCTAAAGAATCGCCAAAATACCAGAGGAGTCTTAAAACAAGTACAGTTTCCAAATCCAAGAAATGTGACCCACGAAACCATAAACCTGCTACTCCCAAACCCCCTACAAATACTCCCAAACCCCCTACAAATACTCCCAAAACCCCTGCAAATACTCCCAAAACCCCTGCAAATACTCCCAAACCCCCTACAAATACTCCCAAACCCCCTACAAATACTCCCAAACCCCCTACAAATACTCCCCAACCCCCTATCAAGGAGGAAGCGAAAAACTCAACTTTCTTTGGGAAGATTAACAACAGGCCATACATCCGGCCTCCACCCACGGCTTACCTAGACGAACGGTACACCACCATGCCAAAACGCAGGAAAGAGATGTCCTGGACCCCTCGCTTCTCTCCGACGCGCCCGGACCTCGTGGTGGAGGCGTCGGGGACCACGGCGACACCGTCCGTCCGTAGGCAGCGCTGCGCCAAGTGTTTCTTGTCCTTCGACAGTGGAGAAGAGTTGCAGACGCACGTCTCGCTGAAGAAGTGCGCTACCCTTTTCGGCTTCGACTCAGACGAGGACA GTAGCTCGTGA